GGCCGGTGCTGGCGATGCGCAAGCCATCTCGCAGCTGAATGAGGTCAAACAGGTACTGGCCCGTCTTGCGCAGCAAAAGCCGGTTGCCCAGAAACCGGCTGGCCGCATGGGGTTTCCCTGGTGTGGCCTGTCGCGCATCTCTGGCTAGATCCGGTTGCAAGCCAGGAACCGCACAAACAAAAAATGCCGCCCCAACCGGGCGGCATTTGTCATTTCTGATGTTTTCTAAACCGCTTGGGTTTACCCGTCAGACTCTTCGAATTGCTGCATCACCTCATCTGATGCCTCAAAGTTCGTTGTCACGCGCTGCACGTCATCGTCATCTTCCAAAGCATCAACCAAGCGCATCAGCTTTTGCAGCCCTTCCAGATCCAGCTCGCTTGTGGTGGTCGGTTTCCACACCAGCTTGGTTGATTCCGACTCGCCCAGTTCCGCCTCAAGTGCGGTAGCCACATCGTTCAGGTCAGTATCGGCGCACCAGATCACATGACCATCCTCGCCGCTTTCCACATCTTCGGCACCGGCCTCGATGGCGGCCATCATCACCGTATCATTGTCGCCCACATCGGCCGGATAGGTCACAGCCCCTTTGCGGTCGAACATAAAGCCAACGCTACCGGTTTCGCCCAGATTGCCGCCATTCTTGGAAAAAGTCGAACGCACGGTAGAGGCGGTCCGGTTCAAATTGTCCGTCATCGTCTCGACAATCACCGCCACACCATTCGGGCCATAGCCCTCATAGCGGATTTCCTTGTAATCCTCACCCTCGCCCGCAACCGATTTTTTGATCGCGCGGTCGATGTTATCCTTGGGCATGGAGGCCGATTTGGCTTCCTTCACCGCCAGACGCAGGCGCGGGTTTTTATCTGGGTCGGGGTCGCCCATTTTGGCCGCTACAGTGATTTCCTTGCTGAACTTGGAAAACAGCTTGGCGCGGATCTTGTCCTGACGCCCCTTGCGGTGCTGGATGTTTGCCCATTTGGAGTGGCCGGCCATGAGATACCTCGTCTGAGTTTACGCTTTGCGCCTCTATAGGCCAGCGCTGCTTGCGCGACAAGCCGCTGGCACATATCCCCTTGCTCTGACTGGCGATAGCACGGATGGTGCGGCTATGAGTACAGATCAAATCATCCTCTTCTCTCTCTTCGGCGCTGTCTTTGGCATGCTGCTGTGGGGTAAATTCCGCTATGATATCGTTGCCTTTACCGCCCTGATGATCGGGGTTGTTCTGGGCGTAGTGCCCTCCAAGGACGCCTTCAGCGGTTTCGGACACCCTGCCACATTGGTGGTTGCACTGGTGCTGGTGGTTTCGGCAGGGCTGGTGCGTTCAGGCGCGGTCTTGCTGATCACCCGGACGATGGTCGATGCCTCACGTTCGCTGGGTGCCCATATCACGCTGATGGGCGCGATTGGCGGCATCCTGTCCGCCTTCATGAACAACGTCGCCGCCCTTGCCCTGTTGATGCCCGTCGACATCCAGACCGCCCGCAAGGCAGGCCGTGCCCCCGGCCTCAGCCTGATGCCGCTCAGCTTTGCCACCATCCTTGGCGGTATGGTCACATTGATCGGCACCCCACCAAATATCATCATCGCCTCGATCCGGCAGGAATCGCTGGGCGAACCCTTTCGCATGTTTGATTTTGCCCCCGTCGGCGGGATTGCCGCCATCGCCGGGCTGACCTTTGTCGCACTGATCGGCTGGCGCCTGATCCCTGCGCGCGAGGATGCGCTGATCAGCACCGAAGACCTGTCACAATATATTGCCGAACTGGTGGTGCCCGAGGGCAGCAAACACATTGGCAAACGGCTGTTGGAACTGGTCCCGGTGGCCGAGGGTGCAGATGTTGCCATCCTTGGCCTGATCCGTGATGGCAAACGCCGCTACGGGCAATCCCGCTCTGTCGCACTTCAGGCCGGCGATGCGCTGGTGCTTGAGGCGACCCCCGACGCGCTGGATGAATTTCGCAGCACATTGGATCTGGCGCTGGCTGATACCGACCGCGAAGAACGCCTGAAAGCCGGCGGCGAAGGCGTAGAAATCATTGAAGTTGTTGTGCCGGAAACCTCCCGGCTGAACGGGCGCACCGCACAGGCGGTGGGGCTGGCATGGCGGCGACGCACCATCCTGATGGGCATCTCGCGACAGGGCCGCAAGATCACCTCACGTTTGCGCAGTACAGAGCTGAAAGCAGGCGATATTCTGCTGTTGCTGGTGCCGCGTGACACCGCGGCCGATGTGACCGAATGGCTCGACGTGCTGCCGCTTGCGGATCGTGGTCTGGCCGTGACTGAAAACACCAAGGTCTGGCTGGCCATCGGCCTTTTCGGCGTGGCGGTGATCGCTGCAAGCCTTGGCTGGATTTACCTGCCGGTTGCCCTGGGTCTTGTGGTCATCGCCTATGTGCTGGCCAAAATCGTGCCCCTGTCGGAACTCTATACCCATATCGAATGGCCGGTGGTGGTGCTGCTGGGCTCGATGATCCCGCTGGGGGCGGCTCTTGAAACCTCCGGCGGCACGGAATTGATCGCTGGCGCGCTGATCAACCTGACTGCGGGCATGGCCCCCTGGATTGTGCTGACCGTGCTGATGGTGGTCACCATGACCCTGTCGGATGTGCTGAACAACACCGCCACCACAATCGTCGCCGCCCCTGTCGGCATCCAGATGGCGCAGACCCTTGGTGTCTCGCCCGATCCTTTCCTGATGGCGGTTGCCGTCGCCGCCTCCAGTGCCTTCCTGACCCCGATTGGACATAAGAACAACACGCTGATCCTCGGCCCCGGCGGCTATGGCTTTGGCGATTACTGGCGCATGGGACTGCCGCTCGAAATCATCGTCGTCGCGGTCTCGATCCCCGCCATCCTGGTATTCTGGCCTCTCTGACAGGCCGGAACACCCTCCTCTTTTTGGCCTTATATACTGTCCGCACTCCCGGCCCGCGCCCCCCGCCTGCGACGGCACGCCGTAATGTGGGTAAGACCCGCGATCCGCTACCAAATCATCGGAATAACCGCACTTGCCAGTAAGGACATGCTCAGGTTCAGCGGCACACCAATGCGCATGAAATCGGTGAATTTATACCCACCGGGCCCATAGACCAGCGTATTGGTCTGATAACCAATGGGTGTAGCAAAGGCACAGGAGGCCGCAATCATCACCGCCACCACCAGCGGGCGCGCATCAATGCCAAGGGCTGCCGCCAAACTGATGGCAATGGGGGTCATAATCACCGCCACCGCGTTGTTTGACACGATCTCGGTCAATATTGTGGTCAACAGGAAAACACAGAATATCACCACCGTCAGCGGCAATGTCGCCAGGGTTGGCGCGATGGCATCCACCAGCATGGTGATCGCCCCCGAATTCTGCAGCGCGGCCCCCACGGCCAGCATCGAAAAGATCAACGCCAGCAACCGCCCATCGACAAAGGAAAAAGCTTCTTCCGCATCGATGCAACCGGTGACCAAGACCAAGGCAACCGCAATCACCGCCAGCATCAGGATCGGCGCAACATTCAGCGCCGCCAGAACCACAATCCCCACAAGTGCAGCAATCGCAATCGGCGCATGACCGCGGCGATAGGCCCGGGCGGAGGGGTGGCTGACATCCACCAGATCCATATCCGCCGCCAGCCGCGCGATATCCTCTGCTGCCCCTTCCAGCAACAAAGTGTCGCCAACTTTCACAATCAATTCATCCAGTTGCAGCCCGATGTTCTGGTTGCGCCGGTGCACCGCCAGCGGATAGACACCATAGCGCCGCCGCAACCGCATCGACCCCAGCGTGCGCCCGACCATCCGGCAGCCCGGCGTGATCAGGACCTCGACGGTGCTGGTCTCCACCGCGGACAGTTGATCCACACGTTTCAGTTCTTTGGTGGCCTGAAGACTCAGCAACTCGGTCATCTCGGTGCGCAGCACCACCCGATCGCCAATCTGTAACGCCACATCCTTGAGGTTGCGGCGCAAGGACTGGTCCCCGCGAACCACGTCGACCAGCCGCACACCTTCACGTTTGAACAGCTTCACATCCAGCACCTCGCGCCCGATCAGGTTGGACTCAGGCGGGATCACCGCTTCGGTGAAAAACTTCATCTTGGACCGGTTCGACAACATCGCCGCCATGCTGTCACGATCCGGCAATAGTTTGCGCCCGAACAGCGCCATATAGGTCAGCCCCCAGGCACAGACCACCAAACCAATCGGCAGGATTTCGAAAATCCCGAAAGGGGCCATGCCCTGGCTGCGCGCCACCCCGTCCACCAACAGGTTTGTTGAGGTCCCGATCAAGGTCAGCGAGCCGCCCATGATCGCCGCATAGCTGAGCGGGATCAGCAGTTTGGAAGCTTTGGTGCCCAGTGTCTTGCTCAGCTGCACCACCACCGGGATCATCACCACAACCACCGGCGTGTTGTTCATGATCGCGCTGGCCCCCATCACCGACAGGATCACCCCGATCACCGCCGATTTCGGATGGGTCCGGGCATAACGTTCCGCCAGTTGTGTCAACACGTCCAGCGCCCCGGTGCGCACCAAGGCCCCCATCACTATGAACATCGCGGCAATGGTCCAAGGTGCCGAATTGGACAGCACCATACGCGCATCCTCATAGGGCAACACACCGCTGGCCAGTAAAAGCGCCGCACCGCCAAGGGCAACCACTTCAGTGGGAAAGGACTCGCGCAGGAACATGATAAACATGATTGCGACCACCGTCAGCGATAGAACCGCGCTGCCGGTTTGAGAAAGGGGAAAGAAATCCATCAATGTTTCCTCAACGCGGACATACCGCCATTCAACTTTCGCCGATTGCAGAAGGCTCTGCAAGCTTGGGGCGCGGTTGCACCAGATACATACCAACGAACATCGCCCCCAGCGCCAGCCAGATGGTCGCGGCATAGGCCTCGCCCAGCATCAGCCAGGCCCAGATCAAGCCGAACCCGGTCACCAGATAGCTGACCTGCACCGTAAACACTGCCCCCGCTCGCCCTGCCAACCAGACATAGGCCGTATAGACAAATGCATGGATCACACAGGAGCCAACCAGCGCCAGCTGCGGCAGTGGCAAGGGCAGTTGCGGCCAGATCATTTGCCCGGTGAACAGCATCACTGGTGTGACCATGATCAGCCCCATAAGCGAAGCCCCCAGCATCACCTGAAACGCATCCAGCCCCATCGTGCCCCATTTGGCGATGAAATTTCCCTCAAACGCGTAAAACAGCGCGGTCAGCAAGTAGATCAAGGCCCAGCCCGTGGGCACCGCCTGCCCAATCTCGACCGCAGGGGCCACAATGATCAACACCCCCAACAGCCCGAAACACAGACCAATCAAACGCCGCCAGCGAAACCGCTCACTGCCAAGCGCCAGCGCGATGACAAAGGCAAACATCGGCACCACACTCAGCAACAGCGACATGATGCCCGCCGGCAGATGCACCGCCGCACGGTAGCTGATGGCATTGGGCAGCAGTGCTCCGATCAGCGCCAGGATCACATAAAGCCGCAGTGCCGAGCCGCTCAGCGGCAAGGGCCTCCGGCGCACGGTACAAACCATCCCCATCAACGCAGCACCAATTGCGGTTTGCCAGAACAACAGCCAAAAAGGGCCATAGCCGGTACTGACCGCCAGCTTGGTCATCGGCTGGGTCGCGCCCCAACCTGCGCCCATGATCACCAGACAGCAGGTGAAAAACGCAATCTCGCGGGATGTCATTTTACTGTCACGGGGTGCTGGGCTGCAATGCCCCGCCGCTGCGGACAGGGACGATGCGGGTGGCCTTGCCGGTCTTGTCATCGGTCTCGATATAGACACCCGACAGGGTTGCCTCGCCATTTGCGGGGGTAAACCGGTCTTTTGGCATGCCGGTGATAAAACGGCGCATTGGTTCGGTTTTCTCCATCCCGATCACTGAATGATAATCACCACACATGCCCGCATCGGACAGATAAGCGGTGCCGCGCGGCAGGATCATCGCATCGGATGTGGGTACATGGGTATGGGTGCCCACAACCAGCGAGGCCCGACCGTCACACCAATGGCCGGTTGCCATTTTCTCTGATGTTGCCTCGCAATGCATGTCAACAATGATCGCCGAGGCCATGCCGCCCAGCGGATGGGTTTTCAACACGCCATCAAGCGCGGAAAACGGATCATCAAACGGGCGTTTCATAAACACCTGCCCCATTGCTTGCGTGACCAGCACCTTGCGCCCGTTCTTGGCCGTAAACAGCCGCGCACCCTTGCCCGGTGCATTCTTGGAAAAATTCAGCGGGCGCACAATGCGCGGCTCCTGCTCGATAAAGCTTAGCATGTCTTTCTGATCGAACGCATGATCGCCTAGCGTCAGACAATCTGCCCCTGCGTCCAGCAGGGTTTTCGCATGGGCCCCGGAAAGCCCCATACCGCCGGTCGCGTTCTCGCCGTTCACAACGACGAAATCCAGCTTCCACTCCGTGCGCAGGCGCGCCAGATTTTCGCTAATTGCACGCCGGCCCGCGCGCCCCATGACATCGCCTAGGAATAGTATTTTCATGACCGCCAGACCTAGGGCTTTGCCCCCCTCACATCAAGTGAATTGTCGCCAATTGTCGCAGCCCGCTTCTGCCCTTGCAGCCCCCCGTCCGATGGGCAAGAAAGTCATTGATGAAACCTGCGATGAACATGCTGATGGCTTTGCTGGTGGTATTGGGCATTGTCCTGCCCAAGGCCACAGCGGCGCTTGCCTTGGTGCTGCCAACCTATGGGCAAACCATCACAATCTGTACACCGGAGGGGATCAGCACCGTCACATTGGATGCCAATGGTGACCCGGTACATGAAACGGAGCAAACGACCGCCCCCTGTCTCTTGGCCTATGCCACTTTGGTTCAGCCCGCCTCCCTGCCAGACTGGCATCGGCTGGCCCGCCAGATCGACGCTGCCACGCTGCTTGAAACACAGACAACCCTGACCGCGCAGCGCATCATGCTGCGCCCCCCATGCCGCGCCCCGCCGGCCCTTTGAACCCGGACACTCTACCCAAAATCTGCACCACTCTGCCCCCTGTACTGACAGGCGGCAGTGACATGGCGCATGAGTATAATTTGTTCAAAGGAAAATGACATGAACATGAAATCAATGACTTCCGCCCTGATCCTCACCCTTGCGGGTGCCACCGCTGCCACGGCCCATGCCACGCTCGAGGCCCAATCCGCCGCCGTTGGCAGCACCTACAAAGGGGTGATGCGCATCGGCCATGGCTGTGACGGTCAGGCAACTCTGAAGGTTTCAATTAAAATCCCTGAAGGGGTGATCGCGGTCAAGCCGATGCCAAAGGCAGGCTGGGCGCTGGAAACCAGCACCGGGGCCTATAGTGAACCACATGACTATTACGGTAAATCACTGAGCGAAGGGGTACGCGAAATCATCTGGAGCGGCGAATTGTCTGATGCGCATTACGATGAATTCACCTTCCGCGCCAAACTTTCCAACAAGCTGTCGGCGGGGGAAACCATCTATTTCCCGACAGTCCAGACCTGCGCAGATGGCACGGCGGAATGGGTCAACATCCCGCTGGACGGACAGGATCCGCATGACATCGACGATCCAGCCCCCGGCCTAGCCTTGACCGAAGCTGGCCACGCGCACCACTAAACCGCAAACCCCGTCCGTCAATCATGGGCGGGGTTACCCTACCTCAATCACACCCAGTTCTGTCACGATCAGATCCAGAGGTTGATCGGTCTCTTCCAATGGCAAATCATCAACTTCCTGACCCGCAAAGGCAAAACCGATGGCAAGTGTTGGTCGTTTCGCCCGAAGCATTTCCAGCGTGCGGTCATAAAACCCCCCACCATACCCCAGCCGTCCGCCGCTACGGTTGAAGGCCAACAGCGGCACAATCAGAATTTCAGGCTCAAAGAACACCGGATCTTGCGGGATCGCCGCGCCAAACGCGCCTTTGACCATCGCCATATCCGGCACCCATCTGGCAAATTTCAGCGGCTGTGCAGCGGCTTGGATCACCGGCACGCCCACCTCACCATGCGCGGTTGCTTCTGTCATGGCAGGGGTCGGATCAATCTCTGTGCGGATCGGCATGAAACCCGAGAGCGGCACGCCGCGATACCCCGCCAAAACTTCACTCAAATACCCGGCCTGAGCGGCATTTGCACTTTCGAAAAGGGGCTTGCGCCGTGCAAAGGCTGCCTTGCGCGCTGCCGCTTTGATCTCTGCCAGACCGATCACAACAACACCGCAGCAGCCAGTCCGAGAAAGGCGAAAAAGCCCACCACATCCGTCACCGTGGTCACAAAGGCCCCCGAGGCCAGCGCCGGGTCCACGCCCACCTTTTCCAGCAGGATCGGAATGCCGGTGCCGGCAAACCCCGCCACCACCAGGTTGATCACCATCGCCGCCGCAATCACGAGGCCCAGCGCGGGCGAGCCAAACCAGATCACCCCGACAATTCCCATCGTCACCGCGAAAATCGCACCGTTGATCAGCCCCACCAGACATTCCCGCCGGATCACCCGCCAGACGTTCGATCCGGTAAGGTCTTTGGTTGCAATCGCACGCACCGCCACGGTCAGGCTCTGGGTGCCTGCATTGCCGCCCATGGAGGCGACAATCGGCATCAGCACCGCCAGCGCCACAATCTGGGCAATCGCCGCTTCGAACTGCGAAATCACCATGGAGGCCGCAATCGCCGTCACCAGATTGACCGCAAGCCAGGGCAACCGCTGTTTCGTCGTTTCAATCACCCGGTCCGACAGGGAGCTTTCCCCCACACCGGCGAGACGCAGAATATCTTCCTCGTGCTCTTCATCCAGCACCGCCATGGCGTCATCAATGGTGATCATCCCGATCAGCCGACCCTCGTCATCGACCACCGGGGCGGAAATCAGGTGATACTGGTTGAAAGCATAGGCCACATCCCCTTCGTCCTGCATGGCGGGGATAATCTGAAACGTCTCTTCCAGCAAATCGCGCAAAGCCGTTGTGCGTTTCGAACGCATCAGCTTGCCCAGCGTCACCTGCCCTACAGGATGCAGGCGCGGATCGACCATCACGATGTGATAGAACTGATCCGGCAGATCGTCCTCCGGCGTGTTGCGCAGATTGTCGATGGCCTGCCCCACAGTCCAATGCTGTGGTGCCATCACCACCTCGCGCTGCATCAAACGACCGGCAGAATAATCAGGCCATGACAGTGCCTTTTCCACCGCCTCGCGGTCGGCGGATTCCAAAACATCAAGGATGGCTTCTTGCTGCGCATCCTCAAGGTCTTCGATCAGATCAACAACATCGTCGCTGTCCAGCTCGCGCACCGCTTGCGACAGGACCTGCGGCGTCAGGATTGCAATCACATCCTCGCGGATTGCGTCATCCAGTTCCGATAGGATCTCGCCGTCGAACTCCATGTCATAGAGGCGGATCAGCCGGCTGCGGTCAAAGGCGCTGATTTGTTCCAAAAGGTCAGCGATATCAGCCGCATGCATCGGCTCCATCAACTCGATCAGCCGCGCACGGTCGTCAATCTCCACAGCATAGAGTACAGAAGCGACCGTCTTTGGCCCAAGCTGATAATTCTGGGAATCTTCCTCTTCCGGGGTGTTTGCGGTTTCTTCTACCTGATCCAACATCGCATATCCCTCCGAGTGTTTTGGCGACCATAGGCAAGCCCCCTCACAGAGACAATGCCACAACGACAGGGCCACAAAGACGGTGCAGCCCATTGTAGCCCCCCGCACAGCTCCGTAAGATCACCGGATGACAAAAATGACCCTTTTGACTGGCCCCACCCTGTGCTTTGACGCAAACCCACTGGCCGGGCCATGGCAAGACGCGGTGCGTATTGAGACCGATGGTGCCGTATTGCTTGCAGACAGCCGGATCGCGGCGGTTGGCAAGGCCGCAGAGCTGCGTCAGGCCCATCCGCAGGCGGCAGAGCAGCGCTATGACGGCGATCACCTGATCTGCCCCGGATTTGTCGACGCCCATGTGCATTATCCACAGACCGGCATCATCGCCTCATGGGGCAAGCGGCTGATTGACTGGCTGAACGATTATACGTTCCCCGAAGAAATGCGCCTGTCCGATGCGGACTATGCGCAAGAGGTCGCCACCCGCTATCTGAACCTGACCCGCGCCCATGGCACCACCACCGTGGCCAGCTATTGCACGATCCATCCACATTCGGTGGACGCCCTGTTCACCGCTGCGGCATCCCGCGACCAACGCATTGTTGCGGGTAAAACCTGTATGGACCGCAATGCGCCTGACGGGCTGCGCGACACGCCACAATCGGGCTATGATGCCAGCAAGGCATTGATCGAACGCTGGCATGGCAAGGGCCGCGCCACCTATGCCATCACGCCACGGTTCTCACCAACCTCAACACCTGAGCAGCTGGCTGCACTTGGGGCCTTATGGGGCGAACATCCCGATTGCCTGATGCAGACACATCTGAGTGAACAAACTGATGAGGTTGCATGGGTGCGCGATCTCTTCCCGCAGGCGCGGGATTATCTGGACACCTACGAAGCACATGGGTTGCTCGGTGAACGTGCAGTCTATGGCCATGCCATCTATCTGGAACCGCGCGAGGTGGACCGGATAGCCGAGGCCGGCGCCGCACTGGTGCATTGCCCGACATCGAACACCTTTATCGGCTCCGGCCTGTTTGACATGGCCGGTCTTAGCGCCCGTCATATCCCTGTGGGTCTGGCCACGGATACCGGCGGCGGATCGTCCTTTTCGATGCTCCGCACCATGGCTGCGGCCTATGAAATCGGCCAGCTGCGCGGCACCCCGCTGCACGCCGCACAGCTGATCTGGCTGGCGACAGCAGGCTCTGCCAACAGCCTGCATCTGGGCGATAAAGTTGGTTCGATATCAAAAGGGCACGAGGCGGACCTGACGGTTCTCAACCTCTCCTCCACCCCCGCCATTGCGCAGCGCCACGCACAGGCCAAGGACCATTGGGAAAGCCTGTTTGCGACAATCATGATGGGCGACGACCGTGCCATCGCTGATGTCTGGATCGCAGGGGCACGCCAGACCTAGGCGGCCTCCATCAACCCGCGTGCCAGCGTATTCTGCCGCGCTATCACCACGCCCAGATCCAATGTGGTCACCTGCCCGTCGCGCACGATCTGACGTCCCTCGACAAACAGGTCGCGCACCGTTGTCGGCCCCGCCAGCAGCAGCGCCGCCGGGTCCCACGATCCCGCCGCTTCAATCCCGCTGACATCCCAAACCGCAATGTCAGCACGTTTGCCAACCGCCAGCCGCCCGCAATCGGGGCGTCCCAGCATATCCGCCCCCCCGCGTGTGGCAATCAACAGGGCCTCGCGCGCACTCATCGCATCTGCGCCATTTGCAACCCGCTGCAACAACATCGCCATACGCGCCTCTGCCACCAGATTGCCGGCGTCATTGCTGGCCGATCCGTCCACCCCCAGCCCCACCGGCACCCCCGCGTCCCGCAGCGCACGGACCGGGGCAATCCCGGACCCAAGGCGGCAATTGGAACAGGGGCAATGGGCCACGCCGGTACTGGTCTGGGCAAACAATGCAATTTCTTCCGCGTCCAATTTGACACAATGGGCGTGCCAGACATCCGGCCCGACCCACCCAAGGCTTTCGGCATATTGTCCGGGACGACAACCGAAGGCGGATAGCGAATAGGCGATATCCTCTTCGTTTTCCGCCAGATGGGTGTGCAGCATCACCCCTTTGTCCCGCGCCAGCACAGCGGTTTCACGCATCAGATCACGGCTGACCGAAAATGGCGAACAGGGGGCCAGCCCGACGCGGCACATCGATCCCTCCGCGCCGTCATGAAAGGCGTCGACAAGTCGGATGCAATCCTCAAGGATGGCGGCCTCCTTTTCGACAAGGGCATCCGGCGGCAGGCCACCGCCGCTTTCCCCAATGCTCATTGAGCCGCGTGTCGGGTGAAACCGCATCCCCAGTTCCGCCGCCGCATGGATGGTGTCTTCCAGCCGCGTTCCGTTTGGATAAAGGTACAGATGATCGGTACTGAGGGTGCACCCGGACAGCGCCAGTTCCGCCAAACCGACCTGCGCCGAGACGTGAAAATGCTCCGGCGTCATCTGCGCCCAGATCGGGTAGAGCGTTTTCAGCCAACCAAACAGAAGCGCATCCTGCCCTGCTGGCACCGCGCGGGTCATGCTTTGGTAGAGATGGTGGTGCGTGTTGACCAAACCGGGCGTCAGGATACAGCCACTGGCATCGACGACTTCGCCATCACTGTGCAACCCCTGCCCGATTTCGGTGATGACACCCCCCTCCAGCCGCAGATCCGCAGCCTTCAACTCTCGGCGGGCATCGTCCATCGTGATGACAAAATCGGCATTTCGGATAAGAGTTTCAGACATGAGGAGGCACCTTTGAAATCGATGGCCCATCTCAATTAACCGAAGCGCACAGACGGAAAACGGGAAAGAGACTGTGCAAAAATATTCTAGTACAAGTTGTTTGTCCGGGTCAATGTTTTCGCAGGATCTCTAGGGCTTGCGCGTGGATATCAGGATTTGCAGCCGCCAATGCGCGCCCCCCTTCATGCACCGGCCCGCCGCGCCAATCCGTGACAATGCCGCCCGCAGCCTGGATCACCGCAATCGGTGCCTGAATATCATAAGACTGCAACCCCGCCTCGATCACCAGATCCACCTGCCCCGCCGCCAGCAGGGCATATGCGTAGCAATCCATCCCGTAGCGCGTCAGCTGCGCCTTTGCAGCAACTGCATGAAACCCGGCGTGATCTTCCGGCGCCCCCACCTCTGGAAAAGTGGTCAACACAATGGCTGCGCTCAAATCGCGGGGGGCACAGCTGCGCAGCGCGCGCTGCCCCAACGGTCCGGTCATGACCGCCCCATCAGGTGCCCCTTCAAACCGTTCCCCGATATAGGGCTGGTCAATGATGCCATAAAACGGCCCATTCGCATCTGACAGCGCAATCAGAACACCCCATGTCGGGGTGCCACTGACAAAACCACGGGTGCCGTCAATCGGATCCAGCACCCAGGTCAGACCAGAGCTGCCGGGCTTATGGCCAAATTCCTCGCCCAATATCGCGTCATCTGGCCGCTGCTGCGCCAGTATCTCGCGCATGGCCTCTTCGGCCGCCCGGTCTGCAAGGGTTACAGGGTCATAGCCTTCGGCAAGTTTGCTTTGCGTACCCAGATCCGCACCACGGAAATAGGGCAGGATTACAGCGCGGGCTGCATCGGCCATCAAATGGGCGACACGCCGCACATCGGCGTCAAAGGAAGGGTGTGACATCAGGTAATTTCGTCCAGGTCAGCCTTGGGCTAAGCCACGTCGCTTAACACACGGGCCAGTTCAAACAAGCGGCGGCGCTGGTCCTCGGGGATGGAATAATAGGAACGGATCAAATCCATCGCTTCCTTATCGCCCAGCAAATCGGAGGGAACATTTTCATCCACTTCCTGCGCCTGCTCTTGTTCGGATTTAATACCCTCAAAGAAAAACGACACATCAACTTCAAGCGCGTCAGCAATGTCCCAAAGCCGCGATGCGCTGACCCTGTTGGCACCGGTCTCGTACTTCTGGATTTGTTGAAATTTGATACCAACCAGTTCTGCAAGCCGTTGTTGGGTCATTCCGGTAAGCCACCGGCGCTGTCTAATTTTCTGACCGACATGTACATCGACTTTATGGGGCATTCAGTTCAACCTTCTCAATCTTCACTCTCGCTCACGATTTCATGAGTTAGAGCAGTCGTTACTTCAACACATGCTCTATCTTGCCGTCTATGCGCAGTGTACTACGCGACGTCGAGCGTGCAATTTATTTCCTAGCCGTTTAGACAACGGGCAAGTTGCCCATGCCTGTGCAGAGCCCTAACGTTAAATCGCGGCCAAGTTTATTCTGCGTCAGGTGAGACCCCCTGTGCAAATTCGCACAGAAAATTA
This DNA window, taken from Sulfitobacter pacificus, encodes the following:
- a CDS encoding 8-oxoguanine deaminase translates to MSETLIRNADFVITMDDARRELKAADLRLEGGVITEIGQGLHSDGEVVDASGCILTPGLVNTHHHLYQSMTRAVPAGQDALLFGWLKTLYPIWAQMTPEHFHVSAQVGLAELALSGCTLSTDHLYLYPNGTRLEDTIHAAAELGMRFHPTRGSMSIGESGGGLPPDALVEKEAAILEDCIRLVDAFHDGAEGSMCRVGLAPCSPFSVSRDLMRETAVLARDKGVMLHTHLAENEEDIAYSLSAFGCRPGQYAESLGWVGPDVWHAHCVKLDAEEIALFAQTSTGVAHCPCSNCRLGSGIAPVRALRDAGVPVGLGVDGSASNDAGNLVAEARMAMLLQRVANGADAMSAREALLIATRGGADMLGRPDCGRLAVGKRADIAVWDVSGIEAAGSWDPAALLLAGPTTVRDLFVEGRQIVRDGQVTTLDLGVVIARQNTLARGLMEAA
- a CDS encoding helix-turn-helix domain-containing protein, which translates into the protein MPHKVDVHVGQKIRQRRWLTGMTQQRLAELVGIKFQQIQKYETGANRVSASRLWDIADALEVDVSFFFEGIKSEQEQAQEVDENVPSDLLGDKEAMDLIRSYYSIPEDQRRRLFELARVLSDVA
- the hisN gene encoding histidinol-phosphatase; protein product: MSHPSFDADVRRVAHLMADAARAVILPYFRGADLGTQSKLAEGYDPVTLADRAAEEAMREILAQQRPDDAILGEEFGHKPGSSGLTWVLDPIDGTRGFVSGTPTWGVLIALSDANGPFYGIIDQPYIGERFEGAPDGAVMTGPLGQRALRSCAPRDLSAAIVLTTFPEVGAPEDHAGFHAVAAKAQLTRYGMDCYAYALLAAGQVDLVIEAGLQSYDIQAPIAVIQAAGGIVTDWRGGPVHEGGRALAAANPDIHAQALEILRKH